In the Sinorhizobium arboris LMG 14919 genome, one interval contains:
- a CDS encoding F0F1 ATP synthase subunit B — MALDATFYALVGLILFFALIAYLKVPGMVGKALDARADKIGNELAEAKRLREEAQSLVAEYQRKRKDAEAEAASIVAAAQREAEMLTAEAKQKTEEYVARRTALSEQKIKQAESDAINAVRAAAVDLAISAAEKVLASKADAGAQETLFKKALGEVKSRLN, encoded by the coding sequence ATGGCTCTTGATGCGACTTTCTATGCCCTCGTAGGCCTGATTCTCTTCTTCGCGCTTATTGCCTATCTCAAGGTTCCGGGCATGGTCGGCAAGGCGCTCGACGCCCGCGCCGACAAGATCGGCAATGAACTGGCGGAAGCCAAGCGTCTGCGCGAGGAAGCACAGAGCCTCGTCGCCGAGTACCAGCGCAAGCGCAAGGACGCCGAAGCCGAAGCCGCAAGCATCGTCGCCGCGGCCCAGCGCGAGGCGGAGATGCTGACGGCGGAAGCCAAGCAGAAGACCGAGGAATATGTCGCGCGCCGCACGGCACTTTCCGAACAGAAGATCAAGCAGGCCGAAAGCGATGCGATCAACGCGGTGCGCGCTGCTGCAGTAGACCTTGCAATCAGCGCGGCGGAGAAAGTGCTCGCAAGCAAGGCCGATGCCGGTGCGCAGGAGACGCTCTTCAAGAAGGCGCTCGGCGAGGTCAAGTCCCGCCTGAATTAA
- a CDS encoding ribonuclease HII produces MSRRKQPDSPLFPLQPPVPDFTFERAAHRDGLWPVAGADEAGRGPLAGPVVAAAVILDPDAIPAGLNDSKLLSAEQREALFEEILATSTVSIASSSSARIDTTDILKASLDAMRRAVQGLEIAARIVLVDGRDVPPGLTCHAKAIVKGDSRSVSIAAASIVAKVTRDRMMARADARFPLYGFAHHAGYATLKHRTAIESHGPCSLHRMSFRPFRQI; encoded by the coding sequence ATGTCACGCCGCAAACAGCCCGATTCCCCTCTTTTTCCTCTTCAGCCGCCTGTTCCGGACTTCACGTTCGAACGCGCCGCGCATCGCGACGGTCTCTGGCCGGTCGCGGGTGCCGACGAGGCAGGCCGCGGGCCGCTCGCCGGCCCGGTCGTCGCCGCCGCGGTCATCCTCGATCCGGATGCAATCCCGGCGGGCCTCAACGACAGCAAGCTCCTGAGCGCGGAACAGCGCGAGGCATTGTTCGAGGAGATTCTGGCGACGTCGACTGTTTCGATCGCCTCCTCCTCGTCGGCACGCATCGACACGACCGATATTCTGAAAGCCAGCCTCGATGCCATGCGCCGGGCCGTCCAAGGTCTTGAGATCGCGGCCCGCATCGTTCTGGTCGACGGCCGCGACGTACCGCCCGGCCTCACCTGCCATGCAAAGGCCATAGTCAAAGGGGACAGCCGCTCCGTGTCCATCGCGGCCGCATCGATCGTCGCCAAAGTCACCCGTGACCGCATGATGGCCCGCGCCGATGCAAGATTCCCGCTCTACGGCTTTGCTCACCACGCGGGCTATGCGACGCTAAAGCATCGCACGGCCATCGAAAGCCACGGCCCCTGCTCTCTGCACCGCATGAGTTTCCGCCCGTTCCGTCAGATTTGA